Proteins from a single region of Antechinus flavipes isolate AdamAnt ecotype Samford, QLD, Australia chromosome 2, AdamAnt_v2, whole genome shotgun sequence:
- the ACSS2 gene encoding acetyl-coenzyme A synthetase, cytoplasmic isoform X1: MGLPEERSGTGSGSGSESRSRSGERTRSWSPPPELSRIAHVPSMARYRELHGRSVLEPREFWGDIAKEFFWKTPCSGPFLQYNFDVTKGKIFIEWMKGATTNICYNVLDRNVNEKKLGDRVAFYWEGNEPGEATQITYRELLTQVCRCANALRKQGIRKGDRVSIYMPMILELVVAMLACARLGALHSIVFAGFSADSLCERILDSSCTLLITADAFYRGEKLVNLKELVDEALHKCQEKGFPVKRCIVVKHLGRAELGTGDSPGHSPPLKRSCQDLQDKTKEKPMSKRPQIPWNQGVDLWWHEILGDAGEECEPEWCDAEDPLFILYTSGSTGKPKGVVHTVGGYMLYTATSFKYVFDFHEDDVFWCTADIGWITGHSYVTYGPLANGATSVLFEGIPTYPDVSRLWNIVDKYKVTKFYTAPTAIRLLMKFGDEPVTKYSRASLQVLGTVGEPINPEAWLWYYRVVGDQRCPVVDTFWQTETGGHMLTPLPGATPMKPGSATFPFFGVAPAILNESGEELEGEAEGYLVFKQPWPGIMRTVYGNHERFEATYFRKFPGYYVTGDGCRRDKDGYYWITGRIDDMLNVSGHLLSTAEVESALVEHKAIAEAAVVSHPHPVKGECLYCFVTLREGHAFTPTLTEELKKQVREKISPIATPDYIQNAPGLPKTRSGKIMRRVLRKIAQNDHDLGDTSTVADQSVISHLFSHRCQTVM; the protein is encoded by the exons ATGGGGCTGCCTGAGGAAAGGAGCGGTACCGGGAGTGGGAGTGGAAGTGAGAGCAGGAGCAGGAGTGGGGAGCGGACGCGGAGCTGGTCCCCGCCACCCGAGCTCAGCCGCATCGCACACGTCCCTTCCATGGCGCGCTACAGGGAGCTGCATGGGCGCTCGGTGCTCGAGCCTCGGG AGTTTTGGGGAGATATTGCTAAGGAATTTTTCTGGAAGACCCCATGTTCTGGCCCTTTTCTTCAGTATAATTTTGATGTGACTAAAGGGAAGATCTTCATTGAATGGATGAAGGGAGCAACCACCAACATCTGCTATAATGTGCTAGACCGAAATGTTAATGAGAAGAAACTTGGAGATCGAGTGGCCTTTTACTG GGAAGGCAATGAACCTGGAGAAGCCACCCAGATCACCTACCGAGAACTTCTGACCCAGGTGTGTCGGTGTGCTAATGCCCTCCGGAAGCAGG GCATTCGGAAAGGTGACCGTGTATCCATCTACATGCCCATGATTCTGGAGCTGGTGGTGGCCATGCTTGCCTGTGCTCGTCTTGGTGCATTGCATTCTATTGTG TTTGCAGGCTTCTCAGCTGATTCCTTATGTGAGCGGATCCTGGACTCAAGCTGTACCCTTCTTATTACTGCAG ATGCCTTctacagaggagaaaaattagTGAACCTGAAGGAGCTTGTGGATGAGGCCCTGCATAAGTGCCAGGAGAA GGGCTTCCCTGTGAAGAGATGCATTGTAGTCAAGCACCTTGGCCGAGCAGAACTGGGCACAGGTGATTCTCCCGGCCATTCCCCACCATTGAAGAGGTCCTGCCAGGACTTGCAG GACAAAACGAAAGAGAAACCCATGTCCAAGCGGCCCCAG ATCCCCTGGAATCAGGGGGTTGACCTGTGGTGGCATGAGATCCTGGGGGATGCAGGGGAGGAGTGTGAGCCTGAGTGGTGTGACGCTGAGGACCCCCTCTTCATCCTTTACACTAGTGGATCCACTGGAAAGCCCAAG GGAGTGGTACACACAGTAGGGGGATATATGCTCTACACAGCTACTTCCTTCAAGTATGTCTTTGATTTCCATGAGGATGATGTGTTTTGGTGCACAGCAGACATCGGCTGGATCACTGGCCACTCCTATGTCACCTATGGGCCTCTGGCTAATGGGGCTACCAGTGTTCTG TTTGAGGGGATCCCCACGTACCCTGATGTGAGCCGCTTGTGGAACATTGTGGACAAGTACAAGGTGACCAAGTTCTACACAGCACCCACAGCAATCCGCCTGCTTATGAAGTTTGGGGATGAGCCCGTCACCAA ATACAGTCGGGCATCCCTGCAGGTATTAGGGACAGTGGGGGAACCCATCAACCCAGAGGCCTGGCTTTGGTACTACCGTGTGGTGGGAGACCAGCGCTGCCCTGTGGTGGATACCTTCTggcagacagagaca GGTGGCCATATGCTGACCCCCCTTCCTGGTGCAACACCCATGAAGCCAGGCTCTGCG ACTTTCCCATTCTTTGGTGTGGCGCCAGCGATCTTGAATGAGTCTGGAGAGGAGCTGGAGGGAGAAGCAGAAGGTTACCTG GTGTTCAAGCAGCCCTGGCCGGGGATCATGCGCACAGTTTATGGGAACCATGAGCGCTTTGAGGCTACCTATTTCCGGAAGTTCCCAGGCTACTATGTAACAGGGGATG GTTGTCGGCGGGATAAAGATGGCTACTACTGGATCACAGGCCGGATTGATGACATGCTCAATGTGTCTG GTCACTTGCTGAGCACAGCAGAAGTGGAGTCAGCACTGGTGGAGCACAAGGCCATTGCAGAAGCAGCTGTGGTCAGCCACCCTCACCCCGTAAAGGGCGAGTGTCTCTACTGCTTTGTTACTCTCCGGGAGGGCCATGCCTTCACCCCTACCCTTACTGAAGAGCTCAAGAAGCAGG TTAGAGAAAAAATAAGTCCTATTGCCACTCCAGATTACATCCAGAATGCACCCGGCTTGCCCAAAACACGCTCAG GGAAGATCATGAGGCGGGTACTAAGGAAGATTGCACAGAATGACCATGACCTGGGGGATACATCCACCGTGGCTGACCAATCTGTCATCAGCCATCTTTTCAGCCACCGCTGCCAGACAGTCATGTGA
- the ACSS2 gene encoding acetyl-coenzyme A synthetase, cytoplasmic isoform X2: protein MGLPEERSGTGSGSGSESRSRSGERTRSWSPPPELSRIAHVPSMARYRELHGRSVLEPREFWGDIAKEFFWKTPCSGPFLQYNFDVTKGKIFIEWMKGATTNICYNVLDRNVNEKKLGDRVAFYWEGNEPGEATQITYRELLTQVCRCANALRKQGIRKGDRVSIYMPMILELVVAMLACARLGALHSIVFAGFSADSLCERILDSSCTLLITADAFYRGEKLVNLKELVDEALHKCQEKGFPVKRCIVVKHLGRAELGTGDSPGHSPPLKRSCQDLQIPWNQGVDLWWHEILGDAGEECEPEWCDAEDPLFILYTSGSTGKPKGVVHTVGGYMLYTATSFKYVFDFHEDDVFWCTADIGWITGHSYVTYGPLANGATSVLFEGIPTYPDVSRLWNIVDKYKVTKFYTAPTAIRLLMKFGDEPVTKYSRASLQVLGTVGEPINPEAWLWYYRVVGDQRCPVVDTFWQTETGGHMLTPLPGATPMKPGSATFPFFGVAPAILNESGEELEGEAEGYLVFKQPWPGIMRTVYGNHERFEATYFRKFPGYYVTGDGCRRDKDGYYWITGRIDDMLNVSGHLLSTAEVESALVEHKAIAEAAVVSHPHPVKGECLYCFVTLREGHAFTPTLTEELKKQVREKISPIATPDYIQNAPGLPKTRSGKIMRRVLRKIAQNDHDLGDTSTVADQSVISHLFSHRCQTVM, encoded by the exons ATGGGGCTGCCTGAGGAAAGGAGCGGTACCGGGAGTGGGAGTGGAAGTGAGAGCAGGAGCAGGAGTGGGGAGCGGACGCGGAGCTGGTCCCCGCCACCCGAGCTCAGCCGCATCGCACACGTCCCTTCCATGGCGCGCTACAGGGAGCTGCATGGGCGCTCGGTGCTCGAGCCTCGGG AGTTTTGGGGAGATATTGCTAAGGAATTTTTCTGGAAGACCCCATGTTCTGGCCCTTTTCTTCAGTATAATTTTGATGTGACTAAAGGGAAGATCTTCATTGAATGGATGAAGGGAGCAACCACCAACATCTGCTATAATGTGCTAGACCGAAATGTTAATGAGAAGAAACTTGGAGATCGAGTGGCCTTTTACTG GGAAGGCAATGAACCTGGAGAAGCCACCCAGATCACCTACCGAGAACTTCTGACCCAGGTGTGTCGGTGTGCTAATGCCCTCCGGAAGCAGG GCATTCGGAAAGGTGACCGTGTATCCATCTACATGCCCATGATTCTGGAGCTGGTGGTGGCCATGCTTGCCTGTGCTCGTCTTGGTGCATTGCATTCTATTGTG TTTGCAGGCTTCTCAGCTGATTCCTTATGTGAGCGGATCCTGGACTCAAGCTGTACCCTTCTTATTACTGCAG ATGCCTTctacagaggagaaaaattagTGAACCTGAAGGAGCTTGTGGATGAGGCCCTGCATAAGTGCCAGGAGAA GGGCTTCCCTGTGAAGAGATGCATTGTAGTCAAGCACCTTGGCCGAGCAGAACTGGGCACAGGTGATTCTCCCGGCCATTCCCCACCATTGAAGAGGTCCTGCCAGGACTTGCAG ATCCCCTGGAATCAGGGGGTTGACCTGTGGTGGCATGAGATCCTGGGGGATGCAGGGGAGGAGTGTGAGCCTGAGTGGTGTGACGCTGAGGACCCCCTCTTCATCCTTTACACTAGTGGATCCACTGGAAAGCCCAAG GGAGTGGTACACACAGTAGGGGGATATATGCTCTACACAGCTACTTCCTTCAAGTATGTCTTTGATTTCCATGAGGATGATGTGTTTTGGTGCACAGCAGACATCGGCTGGATCACTGGCCACTCCTATGTCACCTATGGGCCTCTGGCTAATGGGGCTACCAGTGTTCTG TTTGAGGGGATCCCCACGTACCCTGATGTGAGCCGCTTGTGGAACATTGTGGACAAGTACAAGGTGACCAAGTTCTACACAGCACCCACAGCAATCCGCCTGCTTATGAAGTTTGGGGATGAGCCCGTCACCAA ATACAGTCGGGCATCCCTGCAGGTATTAGGGACAGTGGGGGAACCCATCAACCCAGAGGCCTGGCTTTGGTACTACCGTGTGGTGGGAGACCAGCGCTGCCCTGTGGTGGATACCTTCTggcagacagagaca GGTGGCCATATGCTGACCCCCCTTCCTGGTGCAACACCCATGAAGCCAGGCTCTGCG ACTTTCCCATTCTTTGGTGTGGCGCCAGCGATCTTGAATGAGTCTGGAGAGGAGCTGGAGGGAGAAGCAGAAGGTTACCTG GTGTTCAAGCAGCCCTGGCCGGGGATCATGCGCACAGTTTATGGGAACCATGAGCGCTTTGAGGCTACCTATTTCCGGAAGTTCCCAGGCTACTATGTAACAGGGGATG GTTGTCGGCGGGATAAAGATGGCTACTACTGGATCACAGGCCGGATTGATGACATGCTCAATGTGTCTG GTCACTTGCTGAGCACAGCAGAAGTGGAGTCAGCACTGGTGGAGCACAAGGCCATTGCAGAAGCAGCTGTGGTCAGCCACCCTCACCCCGTAAAGGGCGAGTGTCTCTACTGCTTTGTTACTCTCCGGGAGGGCCATGCCTTCACCCCTACCCTTACTGAAGAGCTCAAGAAGCAGG TTAGAGAAAAAATAAGTCCTATTGCCACTCCAGATTACATCCAGAATGCACCCGGCTTGCCCAAAACACGCTCAG GGAAGATCATGAGGCGGGTACTAAGGAAGATTGCACAGAATGACCATGACCTGGGGGATACATCCACCGTGGCTGACCAATCTGTCATCAGCCATCTTTTCAGCCACCGCTGCCAGACAGTCATGTGA